A part of Myxococcus landrumus genomic DNA contains:
- a CDS encoding NAD-binding oxidoreductase yields MPDWHSGVVTSRSPAADGLTDLVLDIQGTPLEGTHLHPGQYVRLSLPGLQASLFAIASAPEPHGTRWEFLLKDGSPLPDALIRLPLGSKVQVTAPEGAGFPLERARGHDVLLFATGSGISAIRPLIASVRRERDTFGRVKLYFGARTPTAFAYQGELHDWEGGDIQVVRTVSRPGASGWQGLTGYVQAHLGEESVQNARAFVCGQPDMVRGVLDALKERGVPREHIFFNY; encoded by the coding sequence ATGCCCGACTGGCATTCCGGCGTTGTCACATCTCGCTCTCCCGCAGCCGACGGGCTCACCGACCTCGTGCTCGACATCCAGGGCACCCCGCTCGAGGGGACCCACCTCCACCCCGGCCAGTACGTCCGCCTGAGTCTGCCCGGGCTGCAGGCGAGCCTGTTCGCCATCGCCTCCGCGCCCGAGCCTCACGGCACCCGGTGGGAGTTCCTCCTCAAGGACGGCAGCCCGCTGCCCGATGCCCTCATCCGGCTGCCCCTGGGCTCCAAGGTCCAGGTCACCGCCCCGGAGGGAGCAGGCTTCCCGCTCGAGCGCGCGCGCGGTCATGACGTGCTGCTCTTCGCCACCGGCTCCGGCATCTCCGCCATCCGCCCCCTCATCGCCAGCGTGCGCCGAGAGCGGGACACCTTCGGACGGGTGAAGCTCTACTTCGGCGCGCGCACGCCCACCGCGTTCGCGTACCAGGGAGAGCTGCACGACTGGGAGGGCGGCGACATCCAGGTGGTGCGCACCGTCAGCCGGCCCGGCGCCAGCGGCTGGCAGGGCCTCACCGGCTACGTGCAGGCCCACCTGGGCGAGGAGTCCGTGCAGAACGCCCGCGCCTTCGTCTGCGGGCAACCGGACATGGTGCGGGGAGTCCTGGACGCCCTCAAGGAGCGCGGAGTCCCCCGCGAGCACATCTTCTTCAACTACTGA
- a CDS encoding penicillin-binding protein activator, which translates to MEVLPTLRRSLLVALALLLTACPRPSRIPAGGSTGEEVPTGDPFPKRPAVEARKDASADAALSEARRTAQSSPDKKKAAEAYLSVRKAYPATTAGQDALYQAGVLFFESRDYANARKSFNELLFENPLYGKADDAKRKLALSAMEVGAYRDAYQTLSSLAEHAEGAEREQLLRDAARAAEGAGLYGQSLTMAVEEAGKARTEAERDAAVARVEALVEGRADFVDIARVAEGLSSSNPAWPVLTFKLARIYYHLREWTRLEETLNRFLAEAPQSPFAPQARELLARATRRVEAKPKTVGVLLPMTGRYQPIGEAVLRGIQLGLEGSDIELVVKDTQGDVNKTGQAMEQLAFDDGAIAVLGPLLGDDSKRAALVAEELQVPLLTMTRQEGVTELGSYVFRNMLTNAAQADAIADYAINVKGYKRFALLYPNIPYGVELADSFWDQVVERGGAVRGAERYSHDQTTFTTEAKKLVGRYYLEDRGDYVEGVRDLQGENLDAFRRRKALEKVKSNVEPIVDFDAIFMPDDWRRVSLVAPALAVEDIVTNACDPRDLERIRKTTGKKELKTVTLFGANQWSSPKGRSGLPELIERGGKFVTCSVYVDGFFVDSQRPATRNFVRKYRESYKQETGKDPGLLEAIGYDSGRMLRQLVDKKEGAPRTRAQMRESLANLKDFDGATGRTSFNEKREAVKQLFLLSIDNKGVTEINVDQEREKAATGGSGS; encoded by the coding sequence ATGGAAGTCCTGCCCACCTTGCGCCGCTCGCTCCTCGTCGCGCTGGCCCTGCTGCTGACCGCCTGTCCCCGTCCTTCGCGCATCCCCGCTGGAGGGAGTACGGGGGAGGAAGTCCCCACGGGCGACCCCTTCCCCAAGCGGCCCGCCGTGGAGGCCAGGAAGGACGCCTCCGCGGACGCGGCGCTCTCCGAGGCCCGGCGCACGGCCCAGTCCTCGCCCGACAAGAAGAAGGCCGCGGAGGCCTACCTGTCGGTGCGCAAGGCGTACCCCGCCACGACGGCGGGCCAGGACGCGCTCTACCAGGCCGGTGTCCTCTTCTTCGAGTCGAGGGACTACGCCAACGCGCGCAAGTCCTTCAACGAGCTGCTCTTCGAGAACCCCCTGTACGGCAAGGCCGACGACGCCAAGCGCAAGCTGGCGCTGTCCGCCATGGAGGTCGGGGCCTACCGCGACGCGTACCAGACGCTGTCCAGCCTGGCCGAGCACGCCGAGGGCGCGGAGCGTGAGCAGCTCCTGCGCGACGCGGCGCGGGCCGCCGAGGGCGCGGGCCTGTATGGCCAGTCGCTGACGATGGCGGTGGAGGAGGCGGGGAAGGCGCGGACGGAGGCGGAGCGCGACGCGGCGGTGGCTCGGGTGGAGGCGCTGGTGGAGGGCCGCGCGGACTTCGTGGACATCGCCCGCGTGGCGGAGGGGCTGTCCTCGTCCAACCCCGCGTGGCCGGTGCTCACCTTCAAGCTGGCGCGCATCTACTACCACCTGCGCGAGTGGACGCGGCTGGAGGAGACGCTGAACCGCTTCCTCGCGGAGGCGCCCCAGAGTCCCTTCGCGCCCCAGGCGCGGGAGCTGCTGGCGCGGGCGACGCGGCGGGTGGAGGCGAAGCCGAAGACGGTGGGCGTGCTGCTGCCCATGACGGGCCGCTACCAGCCCATTGGCGAGGCGGTGCTGCGCGGCATCCAGTTGGGCCTGGAGGGCAGCGACATCGAGCTGGTGGTGAAGGACACGCAGGGGGACGTCAACAAGACGGGCCAGGCGATGGAGCAGCTCGCGTTCGACGACGGCGCCATCGCGGTGCTCGGGCCGCTGCTCGGGGATGACTCCAAGCGCGCGGCGCTGGTGGCCGAGGAGCTCCAGGTTCCGCTGCTCACGATGACGCGCCAGGAGGGCGTCACGGAGCTGGGCTCGTACGTCTTCCGCAACATGCTGACGAACGCGGCGCAGGCGGATGCCATCGCGGACTACGCCATCAACGTGAAGGGCTACAAGCGCTTCGCCCTGCTGTACCCGAACATCCCTTACGGCGTGGAGCTGGCGGACTCGTTCTGGGACCAGGTCGTGGAGCGCGGCGGCGCGGTGCGCGGAGCGGAGCGCTACTCGCATGACCAGACGACCTTCACCACCGAGGCCAAGAAGCTGGTGGGCCGCTACTACCTGGAGGACCGCGGCGACTACGTCGAAGGCGTGCGCGACCTGCAGGGAGAGAACCTGGACGCGTTCCGCCGCCGCAAGGCGCTGGAGAAGGTGAAGAGCAACGTCGAGCCCATCGTCGACTTCGACGCCATCTTCATGCCGGATGACTGGCGGCGCGTGAGCCTCGTGGCTCCGGCGCTGGCGGTGGAGGACATCGTCACCAACGCGTGTGACCCGCGCGACCTGGAGCGCATCCGCAAGACGACGGGCAAGAAGGAGCTGAAGACGGTGACGCTCTTCGGCGCCAACCAGTGGAGCAGCCCGAAGGGGCGCTCGGGGTTGCCGGAGCTGATTGAGCGCGGTGGCAAGTTCGTCACCTGCTCGGTGTACGTGGATGGCTTCTTCGTGGACTCGCAGCGACCGGCCACGCGCAACTTCGTGCGCAAGTATCGCGAGTCGTACAAGCAGGAGACGGGCAAGGACCCGGGGCTGCTGGAGGCCATCGGCTACGACTCCGGGCGCATGCTGCGGCAGCTCGTGGACAAGAAGGAGGGGGCGCCTCGCACGCGCGCGCAGATGCGTGAGTCGCTGGCCAACCTGAAGGACTTCGACGGCGCAACGGGCCGCACCTCGTTCAACGAGAAGCGCGAGGCCGTGAAGCAGTTGTTCCTGCTCTCCATCGACAACAAGGGCGTCACCGAAATCAACGTGGACCAGGAGCGCGAGAAGGCCGCCACGGGAGGCTCCGGTTCATGA
- a CDS encoding WD40 repeat domain-containing protein, giving the protein MKWGTGVLAAGLLAMAGGCAHQAAGLSAETQTRLTQTQGGYLTGATAGLGRASVLNKTDFIWGLDFSPRQRRVAYTRLGSRSYFLSIWSLESPPRLLADPTINPYEFDVEGVAFSPDGGLVATASRDGAVRVFDAATGEARGMRITEEPLSVVAFHPEGRWLVVGSVKGLITVLAVDGLVHASEERGHEGPVSALAFAPDGTLYSGGWDKHVRAWDARMEAVSSHEARTRFERTSGSAVVSGSVNGKAMGSFALDARVPAIVVTSEVASAAGIDVASLKETVDVPGALGTTQARLARGQFLRFKSLVVRDVDVAVCDACVPQGLRGVLGAPFSQRVNVVFDEVHKEARLTLTSGAPEGSAPVETLVLAARSDFTFPAYVSDVTVDARGQRLGVGLSEQKPERDRAVYERERQGVEEPQGPFNAGAVVDAATGKVLHKWPVHRGVVSTAAISPDGRSLVSGGWDKKVYLFTEGEPSARGTHSFDWAVRRVRFSPDGRWVGVAAWTPQVASSSGESDPSAVLLDVRYAEGATVVAPGAAATQ; this is encoded by the coding sequence ATGAAGTGGGGGACGGGAGTGCTGGCGGCGGGACTGCTGGCGATGGCGGGCGGGTGCGCGCATCAGGCCGCGGGGCTGTCCGCGGAGACGCAGACGCGGCTCACCCAGACGCAGGGCGGCTATCTCACGGGCGCGACGGCGGGGCTGGGCCGGGCGTCCGTCCTCAACAAGACGGACTTCATCTGGGGGTTGGACTTCTCGCCCCGTCAGCGGCGTGTGGCGTACACGCGGCTGGGCTCGCGTTCGTACTTCCTGTCCATCTGGTCGCTGGAGTCACCGCCGCGCCTGCTCGCGGACCCGACCATCAACCCGTACGAGTTCGACGTGGAGGGCGTGGCCTTCTCTCCGGATGGAGGGCTGGTCGCCACCGCGAGCCGCGATGGCGCGGTGCGCGTGTTCGACGCGGCCACGGGTGAGGCTCGGGGGATGCGCATCACCGAGGAGCCGCTCTCCGTGGTGGCCTTCCACCCCGAGGGCCGGTGGCTGGTGGTGGGCAGCGTGAAGGGGCTCATCACCGTGCTGGCGGTGGACGGGCTCGTCCATGCCTCCGAGGAGCGCGGGCATGAAGGGCCGGTGAGCGCGCTGGCCTTCGCGCCGGACGGCACGCTGTATTCGGGAGGCTGGGACAAGCACGTGCGCGCGTGGGATGCGCGGATGGAGGCGGTGTCCTCGCATGAGGCGCGCACGCGCTTCGAGCGCACGAGTGGCTCCGCGGTGGTGTCGGGCTCGGTGAATGGCAAGGCCATGGGGAGCTTCGCGCTGGATGCGCGAGTGCCCGCCATTGTCGTCACCAGCGAGGTGGCTTCGGCCGCGGGCATCGACGTGGCCTCGCTGAAGGAGACGGTGGACGTGCCGGGCGCGCTGGGGACCACCCAGGCCCGGCTCGCGCGAGGCCAGTTCCTGCGCTTCAAGTCGCTGGTGGTGCGCGACGTGGACGTGGCGGTGTGCGACGCGTGTGTGCCGCAGGGCCTGCGCGGTGTCCTGGGCGCGCCGTTCTCGCAGCGGGTGAATGTGGTCTTCGATGAGGTCCACAAGGAGGCTCGCCTCACGCTGACGTCGGGGGCTCCCGAGGGCTCGGCGCCGGTGGAGACGCTGGTGCTGGCGGCGCGCTCGGACTTCACGTTCCCCGCCTACGTCAGCGACGTCACCGTGGACGCGCGGGGGCAGCGGCTGGGCGTGGGGCTCTCCGAGCAGAAGCCGGAGCGGGACCGCGCCGTGTACGAGCGCGAGCGTCAGGGTGTCGAGGAGCCCCAGGGCCCCTTCAACGCGGGCGCGGTGGTGGACGCGGCGACGGGGAAGGTGCTGCACAAGTGGCCGGTGCACCGGGGTGTGGTGTCCACCGCGGCCATCTCTCCGGACGGCCGTTCGCTTGTCTCCGGCGGCTGGGACAAGAAGGTGTACCTCTTCACGGAAGGCGAGCCCTCCGCGCGAGGCACCCACTCCTTCGACTGGGCCGTGCGCCGCGTGCGCTTCAGCCCGGATGGCCGTTGGGTGGGTGTGGCGGCGTGGACCCCGCAGGTGGCCAGCAGCTCCGGGGAGAGCGACCCGTCCGCGGTGCTGCTCGACGTGCGCTACGCGGAGGGGGCCACCGTGGTGGCGCCCGGTGCCGCGGCCACTCAGTAG
- the dnaJ gene encoding molecular chaperone DnaJ: MPAAAGQKRDYYEILGVTKTVSAQELKSAFRKVALQYHPDRNPGNNEAEEKFKEASEAYEVLSDPDRRAKYDRFGHAGNPFDGFGGAGGGFQGVNINDIFGEIFGDIFGGGRGGRRTSSRGADLRYNLEITFEEAAFGSRPKVTIPRPKKCETCSGSGSKSGAGPRACGTCGGSGELRYTQGFFAVSRPCGDCSGSGSVVPDPCTRCKGSGKTPSEEVIEVAIPGGVDNGTRVRLSGMGEPGDRGGPPGDLYVTVIVKEHPLFQREEYEVFCEVPISFTHAALGAKIDVPTLDGKVKMTIPAGTQSGKVFRLKSKGIPHLHSQQRGDQHVRVVVETPTELSSKQRELLEKLAELSGEESHPQSKSFFAKVKELFG, translated from the coding sequence ATGCCAGCGGCGGCGGGTCAGAAGCGCGACTACTACGAGATTTTGGGGGTCACCAAGACCGTCTCCGCGCAGGAGCTCAAGAGCGCGTTTCGCAAGGTGGCGTTGCAGTACCACCCAGACCGGAACCCGGGGAACAACGAGGCCGAGGAGAAGTTCAAGGAAGCCTCGGAAGCCTACGAAGTGCTGAGCGACCCTGACCGGCGGGCGAAGTACGACCGCTTCGGGCACGCGGGCAACCCGTTCGACGGGTTTGGTGGCGCCGGGGGCGGGTTCCAGGGCGTCAACATCAACGACATCTTCGGCGAGATTTTCGGCGACATCTTCGGCGGTGGCCGGGGGGGGCGCCGCACCAGCTCGCGCGGCGCGGACCTTCGCTACAACCTGGAAATCACCTTCGAGGAAGCCGCCTTCGGCAGCCGTCCCAAGGTGACGATTCCGCGGCCCAAGAAGTGTGAGACGTGCAGCGGCTCCGGCAGCAAGAGCGGCGCGGGCCCGCGGGCGTGCGGCACGTGCGGTGGCAGCGGTGAGCTGCGCTACACGCAGGGCTTCTTCGCGGTGTCGCGCCCCTGTGGCGACTGCAGTGGCTCGGGCTCGGTGGTGCCGGACCCGTGCACCCGCTGCAAGGGCTCCGGGAAGACGCCGTCGGAGGAGGTCATCGAGGTGGCCATCCCCGGAGGCGTGGACAACGGCACGCGCGTGCGGCTGTCCGGCATGGGCGAGCCCGGAGACCGGGGCGGTCCTCCCGGAGACCTCTACGTCACCGTCATCGTCAAGGAGCACCCGCTCTTCCAGCGCGAGGAGTACGAGGTCTTCTGCGAGGTGCCCATCTCCTTCACGCACGCGGCGCTGGGCGCGAAGATCGACGTCCCCACGCTGGATGGGAAGGTGAAGATGACCATCCCCGCGGGCACTCAGTCCGGCAAGGTGTTCCGCCTGAAGAGCAAGGGCATCCCCCACCTGCACAGCCAGCAGCGCGGCGACCAGCACGTGCGCGTGGTGGTGGAGACGCCCACGGAGCTGTCCTCCAAGCAGCGCGAGCTCCTGGAGAAGCTCGCGGAGCTGTCCGGCGAGGAGTCCCATCCTCAGTCCAAGAGCTTCTTCGCCAAGGTGAAGGAGCTGTTCGGTTGA
- a CDS encoding VOC family protein, translating to MAHRVNWFEIPVVDLARATRFYESVLSTTLKVEDFHGTRIAVFTRKQEGDVTGALVQAPHAKPSLEGSRVFLDAGADLDGALGRVVKSGGKVLVEKTSIGPMGSFAVFQDTEGNAVALHAHASPR from the coding sequence ATGGCCCATCGAGTGAACTGGTTCGAGATTCCCGTCGTGGATTTGGCGCGCGCCACGCGCTTCTACGAGAGCGTGCTGAGCACCACCCTCAAGGTGGAGGACTTCCACGGCACGCGCATCGCCGTCTTCACCCGGAAGCAGGAGGGAGACGTGACGGGCGCGCTCGTGCAGGCACCGCATGCGAAGCCCTCGCTGGAGGGCAGCCGGGTGTTCCTGGACGCGGGGGCGGACTTGGATGGAGCCCTGGGGCGCGTCGTCAAGTCGGGCGGCAAGGTGCTGGTGGAGAAGACGTCCATCGGGCCCATGGGCTCGTTCGCCGTGTTCCAGGACACCGAGGGCAACGCGGTGGCGCTGCATGCCCACGCGAGCCCGCGCTGA
- a CDS encoding transglycosylase domain-containing protein: protein MKSLLWIILFVLGLAGVLIPLTYLYTASKLPQLESEFDVEKLLKHSIEGERMSLRAGQSERNPRPVTFNRPDFSRLPKDLVALYIRHMDCPRYFQTPREDGTAWAWRLFVGATVGSSPPGEGSCERLLAMRIAEGLGIKGNLQLTVAAHRLHAFMQKDQLVAYDMAILYFERGVVGVEDAAFTLFKKELNELQLPELAELQLALPPFYRYWDIRQCKNPTVLRQDRDTLLADLAGWKLVSEDRARNATSQRLGCLE, encoded by the coding sequence GTGAAGAGCCTTCTTTGGATAATCCTGTTCGTGCTCGGCCTGGCCGGCGTGCTCATTCCGCTGACGTATCTCTATACGGCGAGCAAGCTTCCCCAGTTGGAGAGTGAGTTCGACGTCGAAAAGCTGCTCAAGCACAGCATCGAAGGGGAGCGGATGAGTCTCCGCGCCGGGCAATCCGAGCGCAACCCCCGCCCCGTCACCTTCAACCGCCCGGACTTCTCGCGCCTCCCGAAGGACCTGGTGGCGCTGTACATCCGCCACATGGACTGTCCGCGGTACTTCCAGACGCCGCGCGAGGACGGGACGGCGTGGGCGTGGCGCCTGTTCGTGGGCGCGACGGTGGGGTCGTCTCCTCCGGGAGAGGGTTCCTGTGAGCGGCTGTTGGCCATGCGCATCGCGGAGGGCCTGGGCATCAAGGGCAACCTCCAGCTCACCGTGGCCGCGCATCGGCTCCACGCCTTCATGCAGAAGGACCAGCTCGTCGCGTACGACATGGCCATCCTCTACTTCGAGCGCGGCGTCGTGGGCGTCGAGGACGCGGCCTTCACGCTCTTCAAGAAGGAGCTCAACGAGCTTCAGCTCCCGGAGCTGGCGGAGCTCCAGCTCGCGCTGCCGCCGTTCTACCGGTACTGGGACATCCGCCAGTGCAAGAACCCCACGGTGCTGCGGCAGGACCGGGACACGCTGCTGGCGGACCTCGCGGGCTGGAAGCTCGTGAGCGAGGACCGGGCTCGCAACGCGACGTCGCAGCGGTTGGGCTGCCTGGAGTAG
- a CDS encoding ABC transporter ATP-binding protein translates to MAPRPRPSAHVYRRLLGYLRPYRPLLAAGVGASLVAAAATSAYAWVVGPLLRAVLTNQPVTVAGVSLPGDELLRKLPLVVVALALTKALAQFLQGGLMQRLGQRVMADLRGFLYGRLLGQPPAFFERRHSGELLARFTSDVPLVEFSITQALSSYVKDGLQALALLTTCFLIDAKLFLFTFIVVPVTVLPINRFARSLKKVAARSLQSLGALTSLTAEQLQNLPVVQAFGGQPRALESFDVEADKYLGEMRRSLFLRGAVSPTVELMGIAGVAMAVAWGARAVSADPELAGRLLSFLAAAMLLYQPVKSLSGTLSQVLTGLAAAERLFAIADEPSPPDAGDTARPLSQALVLEGLKATYQDGREALRGVDLVVPAGKRVAVVGPSGAGKTTLFSVLLGFLPASGGRVLWDSEPLSSLKPSSVRAQVAWVPQEPVLFSGTVRHNLRLGRPEATDAELWEALSLAHAEDFVRSLPQGLDESVGERGGRLSGGQRQRLALARAFLCKPSVLLLDEPTSALDAASEAAVGAGLESLMRGRTVLVIAHRLSTVRDADLIAVVEEGRVVEAGTHAELLALRGRYTRLLGEGSVAA, encoded by the coding sequence GTGGCTCCTCGTCCTCGTCCCTCCGCACACGTCTATCGCCGGCTCCTCGGCTACCTGCGCCCCTACCGCCCGCTGCTGGCGGCGGGAGTCGGCGCGTCACTGGTCGCCGCGGCGGCCACCTCCGCGTATGCCTGGGTGGTCGGCCCGCTCCTGCGCGCGGTGCTCACGAACCAACCCGTCACCGTGGCGGGCGTGTCGCTGCCAGGCGATGAGCTGCTGCGCAAGCTGCCCCTGGTGGTGGTCGCGCTCGCGCTGACGAAGGCCCTGGCCCAGTTCCTCCAGGGCGGGCTCATGCAGCGGCTGGGCCAGCGCGTCATGGCGGACCTGCGCGGCTTCCTGTACGGACGGCTGCTGGGTCAGCCTCCCGCGTTCTTCGAGCGGCGCCACTCCGGAGAGCTGCTCGCGCGCTTCACGTCGGACGTGCCGCTGGTGGAGTTCTCGATAACGCAGGCGTTGTCCTCGTACGTGAAGGACGGGCTGCAGGCGTTGGCCCTGCTGACGACGTGCTTCCTCATCGACGCGAAGCTTTTCCTCTTCACGTTCATCGTGGTGCCCGTCACCGTCCTGCCCATCAACCGCTTCGCCCGCTCACTGAAGAAGGTGGCCGCGCGCTCGCTGCAGAGCCTGGGCGCGCTGACCTCGCTGACGGCCGAGCAGCTCCAGAACCTGCCCGTGGTGCAGGCCTTTGGTGGACAGCCTCGGGCGCTCGAGAGCTTCGACGTGGAGGCGGACAAGTACCTGGGCGAGATGCGCCGCTCGCTGTTCCTGCGCGGCGCGGTGAGCCCCACGGTGGAGTTGATGGGCATCGCGGGCGTGGCGATGGCGGTGGCCTGGGGCGCGAGGGCCGTGTCCGCGGACCCGGAGCTCGCGGGGCGGCTCCTGTCGTTCCTCGCCGCGGCGATGCTGCTCTACCAGCCGGTGAAGTCGCTGAGCGGCACGCTGTCGCAGGTGCTCACGGGGCTGGCGGCGGCGGAGCGGCTGTTCGCCATCGCGGACGAGCCCTCGCCCCCCGACGCGGGAGACACGGCGCGGCCGCTGTCCCAGGCGCTGGTGCTGGAGGGCCTCAAGGCCACATATCAGGACGGGCGCGAGGCGCTGCGCGGCGTGGACCTGGTCGTGCCCGCGGGCAAGCGCGTGGCGGTGGTGGGGCCGTCCGGCGCGGGGAAGACGACGCTGTTCTCCGTGCTGCTGGGCTTCCTGCCCGCGTCGGGTGGACGCGTGCTGTGGGACAGCGAGCCGCTGTCGTCGCTCAAGCCGTCGAGCGTGCGCGCCCAGGTGGCGTGGGTGCCGCAGGAGCCCGTGCTGTTCTCCGGGACGGTGCGCCACAACCTGCGGCTGGGCCGTCCGGAGGCCACGGACGCGGAGCTGTGGGAGGCACTCTCGCTGGCGCACGCGGAGGACTTCGTGCGCTCGTTGCCCCAGGGGCTGGACGAGTCCGTGGGCGAGCGCGGCGGCCGGCTGTCGGGTGGACAGCGTCAGCGGCTGGCGCTGGCGCGTGCGTTCCTGTGCAAGCCGTCCGTGCTGCTCCTGGATGAGCCCACCAGCGCGCTCGACGCGGCCAGCGAGGCGGCGGTGGGCGCGGGGCTGGAGAGCCTCATGCGTGGCCGCACGGTGCTGGTGATTGCCCACCGGCTGTCCACCGTGCGCGACGCGGACCTGATTGCCGTGGTGGAGGAAGGCCGCGTGGTGGAAGCAGGCACGCACGCGGAGCTGCTCGCGTTGCGTGGACGCTACACACGTCTGCTGGGAGAAGGTTCCGTCGCGGCGTAG